TGACCATGCAGTAGTCAGAATGGGGTTAACCATGTTGTTAAATTCTCATGATGACCTTGAAGTAGTGGGGGAAGCATCTGAAGGAAATGAAGGAATACAAAAAGCATTAGAGTTAAATCCAGATGTAATTGTCATGGATTTAAGTATGCCGCATGGCAAAGATGGTTTGTCGGCTACCTCCGAGTTAAAAAAATTGCTGCCGAAGGTGACCATCTTAATCCTTACTATGCATGATGATGAAGAATACTTATTCAGGGCCATACAAGCTGGGGCATCTGGCTGTATTTTAAAGAGTGCTCCTCACCATGAATTGGTTACGGCTATTCGTTCCGTTGCAGCGGGTGATGCTTATCTTCATCCTTCTGCAACTAAGCGGCTGATGGAAGAATACATGGGTACGATTCAAAAAGGTGGAGTAGACACTTACAGCCTGCTGTCTGATCGTGAAAAGGAAGTACTCGCATTAATTGCAAAAGGCTTTTCTAATAAAGAAATCGCTGAGCAGCTCATTATTAGTGTGAAAACAGTAGAAAACCACAAAGGACACGTGATGGAAAAACTCCAAATGAAAAAAAGACCTGAATTAGTCGCTTATGCATTAAAAAAGGGGCTGCTTGGATATGGAATATAGGGGAAATGACGCAGAAATGGATCAACCTACGTTTTCGGATATTTTAGATGTTTGTCACGAGATGCGTGCGGAATTAAACTGTGATTTTGCAGCCATAGCCATACAAGATGAGGTAGGCACAGATATAAAATGGCCTTATGCATCTGGAAACAGAAATGAAAAGTATAAGAGAATTACGGTCCGTTATGGAAAGGGAATTGCCGGAAAAGTGATTTCGACTGGCCGGCCTATGATGATATCCGACCTTTCAAACGATAAAAGTAGTATGGTTTTAGAACATCCGATTATGCTGGCAGAACAGTTGCTTTCAGCTTATTCAGTACCTCTACTTATAAATGGAACGGCAAAAGGGGCATTATTAGCTGGGAATAGAAGCAGTCATCTTTTTACCGAGAATGAACAAAACAGCATATCTAAGTATGTGAACAAGCTGGAGGTAATGTTTAATTCCAATCATTCACTTTAAGCAGGAGGTCAGTAAATGAACAACTTTGACATTAAAAAAAGGCCTATGTTGCCTGGTTCTAGTGAAGAAACGATCCTGGTTAATCAATCAGGCATTGTTATCTATATGAATAACGAAGCAATTAATTATTTCGGTTATGAATCGGGATATTGTGTATATATCCAAGAACTGATTCCTGATATTAAGCTTGGTGAA
The Peribacillus sp. FSL H8-0477 genome window above contains:
- a CDS encoding GAF domain-containing protein, whose protein sequence is MEYRGNDAEMDQPTFSDILDVCHEMRAELNCDFAAIAIQDEVGTDIKWPYASGNRNEKYKRITVRYGKGIAGKVISTGRPMMISDLSNDKSSMVLEHPIMLAEQLLSAYSVPLLINGTAKGALLAGNRSSHLFTENEQNSISKYVNKLEVMFNSNHSL
- a CDS encoding response regulator transcription factor; amino-acid sequence: MINVLLVDDHAVVRMGLTMLLNSHDDLEVVGEASEGNEGIQKALELNPDVIVMDLSMPHGKDGLSATSELKKLLPKVTILILTMHDDEEYLFRAIQAGASGCILKSAPHHELVTAIRSVAAGDAYLHPSATKRLMEEYMGTIQKGGVDTYSLLSDREKEVLALIAKGFSNKEIAEQLIISVKTVENHKGHVMEKLQMKKRPELVAYALKKGLLGYGI